One window of the Flavobacteriaceae bacterium YJPT1-3 genome contains the following:
- a CDS encoding MBL fold metallo-hydrolase, translating to MSTAPSISQTTVQFLGAAKTVTGSKTLVEGLGKKLLIDCGVFQGIKELRQKNWDPLPVAVDTLAVVLLTHGHLDHVGYLPRLLKQGFQGEIWGTGPTLAIARIVLRDSGKIHEEEAEQANKEGYSVHHPALPFFTQDEAEQTIGLFQTIPAEQWLSLGDKMQCRFRPVGHILGACFIELEMDERLLVFSGDVGRPEDYLLRPPVKPEWADFLFLESTYGDRLHIHENPEEELARMVRQVVLTRGTLIIPTFAVERLQSLMYLLYRLYQTNRIPNIPIYVDSPMGYNTLKVFQQYPDWHKLSTEAYQAMCDHVHIVSSYAETWEVIDNPQPKIVIAGSGMVTGGRVLTYLKQLVDVGTTHILLVGFQAEGTRGRQLQEGAHEIRIFGRYYPVKAQVHQLRSLSAHADQEELLNWLDTVKNIPERVFLMHGEPGASDALRVKLQNTYQWPCAIPHLHEKFVLFSSRAE from the coding sequence ATGTCGACAGCACCCTCCATTAGTCAAACCACAGTGCAGTTCTTAGGAGCTGCAAAAACAGTCACCGGCTCTAAGACCCTTGTGGAAGGTTTGGGGAAGAAATTGTTGATTGATTGTGGCGTATTTCAGGGGATCAAAGAATTACGTCAGAAAAACTGGGATCCTTTACCTGTAGCGGTAGATACTTTAGCTGTGGTGCTACTCACCCATGGTCATTTGGATCATGTTGGTTATTTACCCAGACTGCTCAAACAGGGGTTTCAAGGCGAAATATGGGGTACAGGACCCACCTTAGCCATTGCCCGAATCGTGCTGAGGGACAGTGGAAAAATCCATGAAGAAGAAGCGGAGCAGGCTAATAAAGAAGGCTATTCCGTACATCATCCTGCCCTGCCTTTTTTTACTCAGGACGAGGCGGAACAAACCATAGGCTTATTTCAAACCATTCCAGCCGAGCAGTGGCTAAGCCTGGGAGATAAAATGCAATGTCGATTTAGGCCTGTGGGACATATACTCGGCGCCTGTTTTATTGAATTGGAAATGGATGAACGTCTTTTGGTCTTTTCCGGTGATGTGGGTAGGCCGGAAGATTATTTATTGCGCCCGCCCGTTAAGCCAGAATGGGCTGATTTTCTATTTTTGGAGAGCACCTATGGAGATCGATTGCACATACATGAGAATCCGGAAGAGGAACTCGCCCGTATGGTTCGTCAGGTGGTTCTTACCCGAGGAACTTTAATCATCCCCACCTTTGCGGTAGAGCGTTTGCAATCGCTAATGTATCTGCTCTATCGACTGTACCAAACGAATCGGATCCCCAATATTCCTATTTACGTAGACAGCCCTATGGGGTACAATACCCTGAAAGTATTCCAGCAGTATCCAGACTGGCACAAATTGAGTACGGAAGCCTATCAGGCCATGTGCGATCATGTTCATATCGTTTCTTCCTATGCGGAAACCTGGGAAGTGATCGATAATCCGCAACCGAAGATCGTGATCGCAGGTAGCGGAATGGTCACCGGAGGGCGCGTACTGACGTATTTGAAACAGCTGGTTGATGTAGGAACTACCCATATTTTGTTGGTGGGATTTCAGGCAGAAGGCACTCGTGGAAGGCAATTACAAGAAGGTGCCCACGAAATTCGAATTTTCGGCCGATACTATCCGGTTAAAGCGCAAGTTCACCAATTGCGAAGTCTCTCAGCGCATGCTGATCAGGAAGAGCTTTTGAATTGGCTGGATACCGTTAAGAACATTCCGGAACGGGTGTTCTTGATGCACGGCGAGCCGGGAGCCAGTGATGCTTTGCGTGTAAAATTGCAAAATACGTATCAGTGGCCTTGTGCGATCCCGCATCTTCACGAAAAATTTGTGCTCTTCTCTTCCAGAGCTGAGTAA
- a CDS encoding Hsp20/alpha crystallin family protein translates to MNVKETENDFQVELAIPGFSKEEIEVTMENDLLFIQGNRSQEEVEEEEDYTRKEFSYNHFERKLQLPATVDQEKEVKAKYKNGVLRLNLAKYPESAGQSKKKIAIA, encoded by the coding sequence ATGAATGTCAAAGAAACCGAAAACGACTTTCAAGTCGAATTGGCTATTCCCGGCTTTTCTAAGGAAGAGATTGAGGTAACTATGGAGAACGATTTGCTTTTTATTCAAGGAAATCGCTCTCAAGAAGAAGTGGAAGAAGAGGAAGATTACACCCGCAAGGAGTTTAGCTACAACCATTTTGAACGCAAATTGCAACTACCCGCCACGGTAGATCAGGAAAAAGAGGTCAAGGCTAAGTACAAGAACGGTGTACTCCGACTGAATTTGGCAAAGTATCCAGAGAGCGCAGGTCAATCTAAAAAGAAGATAGCCATCGCGTAA
- a CDS encoding NAD(P)-dependent oxidoreductase, producing MKTLIFSAKDFEIPYLKKANDGKHQFTFTKDRLTNDTAMQALNHKAISIFSADEASTMVLEKLADFGVEHISLRSAGYDNVNLKTAKELGIKVANAPDYSPNAIAEHAIALALALNRNIIGAHHQVNAYDFRLDQLIGFDFKGKTMGVVGTGRIGAIIVKILSAFDTQILAVDTNPDSELKKRYLVDYRSLDEVCQQADVLFLSVPLNSETHYLFDENRLRDLKANSLMINVARGAVVKTEAILDALDQDQLSGYAADVYEHEKEIFFYDRSKNRPKDDLLDRLINHPKVLLTPHQAWATQDAIQRIAEITIDNLDHWERGEAAASELV from the coding sequence ATGAAAACATTAATCTTCTCTGCCAAAGATTTTGAAATACCGTATTTGAAAAAAGCGAACGATGGAAAACATCAGTTCACTTTTACTAAAGATCGTCTCACCAATGATACGGCCATGCAGGCGTTAAATCACAAAGCCATTTCTATTTTCTCCGCCGATGAGGCCTCGACTATGGTTCTGGAAAAGCTGGCTGATTTTGGCGTGGAGCATATCAGTTTACGGTCTGCAGGCTATGATAATGTTAATCTCAAGACAGCAAAAGAATTGGGAATCAAAGTGGCTAATGCCCCCGATTATTCTCCTAACGCTATAGCAGAGCACGCGATCGCTCTGGCGCTGGCATTGAACCGAAATATTATTGGAGCGCATCATCAAGTCAATGCCTATGACTTTAGGCTTGATCAACTCATCGGTTTCGATTTCAAAGGCAAAACCATGGGCGTGGTGGGCACCGGAAGGATAGGAGCTATCATCGTTAAAATACTTTCGGCTTTTGATACTCAAATTTTGGCTGTTGACACGAATCCAGATTCGGAATTAAAAAAACGTTATCTGGTAGACTACCGTTCCTTGGATGAGGTTTGTCAACAGGCAGATGTACTCTTTCTGTCAGTACCCTTGAATAGTGAGACCCATTATTTGTTTGATGAGAACCGCTTGCGCGACTTAAAGGCAAATTCTTTAATGATCAATGTGGCTCGAGGAGCCGTAGTCAAGACAGAGGCCATCTTAGATGCTCTGGATCAAGATCAATTGAGCGGATATGCCGCTGATGTCTATGAGCACGAAAAGGAAATTTTCTTCTATGATCGCTCCAAAAATCGCCCGAAGGATGATTTACTTGATCGGCTGATCAATCATCCCAAAGTGCTTTTAACGCCGCATCAGGCCTGGGCCACTCAAGATGCTATTCAGCGTATCGCTGAGATCACCATCGATAATCTGGATCACTGGGAGCGGGGAGAGGCAGCTGCTTCAGAACTGGTTTGA
- a CDS encoding universal stress protein codes for MKVLIPTDFSAAATKALNYAQMLFEGASVEFHLLHACQAPTYKIIGNRSPRSLSAAFATERSKQKVRLDQYLEDQVGKSSNQFHNYYGEVHLGTLKEVLDSVRWDSYDFVVMGTRGATGLKEVFWGSNAYDVARMLPPVPVLFVPEHATFSPLKTIGFATDFRRPFTAQQLRSIKEIASLWKATIHMIEVYRTPELNEEQERNLEALQLYFKDLEHEFHVISAFGNLESCIAAFDEELEVELLVLINYPKSFFQRLGREPIIKKELFHSQIPVLIISATG; via the coding sequence ATGAAGGTACTGATCCCTACCGATTTCTCAGCTGCGGCCACCAAAGCCCTGAATTATGCTCAGATGCTGTTTGAAGGAGCCAGCGTCGAATTTCATCTGCTTCATGCTTGTCAGGCCCCGACCTATAAAATTATTGGGAACAGAAGTCCGAGAAGCCTTAGTGCCGCTTTTGCAACTGAAAGGAGTAAACAAAAGGTGAGGCTTGATCAATACCTGGAAGATCAAGTGGGGAAGAGCAGTAATCAGTTCCATAACTACTACGGTGAGGTTCATCTAGGTACTTTGAAGGAAGTTTTGGACTCTGTGCGTTGGGATTCTTATGACTTTGTCGTCATGGGTACACGAGGTGCCACGGGTCTTAAGGAGGTTTTTTGGGGAAGTAATGCGTATGACGTGGCACGCATGCTACCCCCTGTGCCGGTCTTGTTTGTTCCAGAACACGCTACTTTCAGTCCTTTAAAGACCATCGGTTTCGCTACTGACTTTAGACGACCATTCACTGCTCAACAGCTCCGTTCCATCAAAGAAATTGCCTCCCTTTGGAAAGCTACCATTCATATGATCGAAGTGTATCGCACCCCCGAATTGAACGAAGAGCAAGAGCGCAATTTGGAAGCCCTTCAGCTTTATTTTAAAGATCTGGAACACGAATTCCATGTCATTTCAGCCTTTGGAAACCTGGAGAGCTGTATCGCTGCCTTTGACGAGGAACTCGAAGTGGAACTGTTGGTTTTGATCAATTATCCTAAATCGTTCTTTCAACGTCTTGGCCGAGAGCCTATAATTAAGAAAGAACTATTTCATTCCCAAATACCCGTTCTGATCATCTCAGCCACGGGCTGA
- a CDS encoding universal stress protein encodes MKNILLPTDFSEPSYNAMDYALRIFDEEPCNFFVLHTYTPVVLYTSTVYETHSALDFDLEQLYKNNALEKVHAAIDRLKTITTKNRHTFKALSAYNVLSVEVDEVVEEYGMDCIVMGTQGASGLKEVFVGSQTMQVIKQAKVPVIGVPAQYAYEGLKDVLFATDYLTGVDLKGLPLLRSLCTEQISRLIFLNVYFGVALSEKQQKNKKELDAYFKKVAHLNEMMEKVEVLEAIDQFQSKHKIDLLVLVHNKHNFFENLLFTPIVKRVVHHSQTPFMILPPVKMKTSS; translated from the coding sequence ATGAAAAATATTCTCCTTCCTACCGATTTTTCTGAACCCTCTTATAATGCCATGGACTATGCCTTGCGCATTTTTGATGAAGAACCGTGTAATTTTTTCGTCTTACATACGTATACGCCAGTCGTATTATACACCTCTACAGTCTATGAAACCCATAGCGCTCTCGATTTTGATCTGGAGCAATTGTATAAAAACAATGCGCTCGAAAAGGTGCACGCAGCCATTGATCGCTTGAAAACGATAACAACCAAAAACAGGCATACCTTCAAGGCCCTGTCGGCCTATAATGTGCTCAGTGTTGAAGTGGACGAAGTAGTCGAAGAGTATGGGATGGATTGCATCGTCATGGGTACCCAAGGTGCCAGTGGTTTAAAAGAGGTTTTTGTGGGCTCTCAGACCATGCAGGTGATCAAACAGGCGAAGGTTCCGGTCATTGGTGTGCCTGCCCAATATGCGTACGAAGGTCTAAAAGACGTCCTTTTTGCAACGGATTATTTAACCGGAGTTGACCTAAAGGGACTGCCCTTACTGCGCTCCCTCTGCACAGAACAGATTTCCAGACTCATTTTTCTCAATGTCTATTTTGGAGTGGCCTTGAGTGAAAAGCAGCAAAAAAATAAGAAAGAGCTGGATGCCTATTTCAAAAAGGTAGCCCATCTGAATGAGATGATGGAAAAGGTAGAGGTCCTGGAGGCCATTGATCAATTTCAATCGAAACATAAGATCGATTTGCTGGTCCTGGTGCACAACAAACATAATTTCTTCGAAAATCTTTTATTTACGCCTATTGTGAAGCGGGTGGTGCACCATTCCCAAACTCCATTTATGATTCTCCCACCGGTTAAAATGAAAACATCATCATGA
- a CDS encoding restriction endonuclease — protein sequence MKSKTDLIPPIPEAVQKSIQIKKSSGEQVDFSIPKLRGSLLKSGAAKQEVDQIIDTVRDELYQGISTREIYNRAFALLKKKKRVYASKYKLKRAIYELGPTGFPFEQFVGQLYHYAGYEVAVNCELQGQCVKHEVDVVAQKNKHVLYMECKFHREAGRKCDVKVPLYIHSRYQDLIQHPPNVKKQTQGWVVTNTQFTGDAVQYGSCVGLLLLSWDYPKDQGLKDMIDRLGLYPITVSTLLSNREKGFLLSRNVVLCRQLLNDRFYLDHLGISETRIKRILEEVEQLCDVDSTLH from the coding sequence GTGAAATCCAAAACGGATCTAATCCCGCCTATTCCAGAAGCTGTGCAAAAATCAATTCAAATCAAAAAATCTTCTGGCGAACAGGTTGATTTCTCCATCCCCAAATTACGGGGGTCCTTGCTCAAGAGCGGGGCTGCTAAGCAGGAGGTAGATCAGATCATTGACACCGTTCGCGATGAATTGTATCAGGGGATTTCCACCCGGGAGATCTACAACAGGGCGTTTGCCTTACTCAAAAAAAAGAAAAGGGTCTATGCCTCCAAATACAAGCTCAAACGCGCTATTTATGAATTGGGACCTACAGGCTTTCCTTTTGAGCAATTTGTGGGGCAATTGTACCATTATGCAGGCTACGAAGTAGCCGTGAACTGTGAATTGCAGGGTCAATGCGTCAAACATGAAGTGGATGTGGTCGCTCAGAAAAATAAGCATGTACTTTACATGGAATGTAAATTTCATCGGGAGGCCGGCCGCAAATGCGATGTTAAGGTGCCTTTATATATCCATTCCAGATACCAGGATCTTATTCAGCATCCTCCCAACGTTAAAAAACAAACGCAGGGCTGGGTCGTCACCAACACCCAGTTCACCGGCGATGCCGTGCAGTATGGTTCCTGCGTGGGCTTGTTGTTGCTCAGCTGGGATTATCCCAAAGATCAGGGACTGAAAGATATGATTGATCGATTAGGGCTCTATCCCATCACGGTGAGTACGCTGCTTTCCAACCGAGAGAAAGGATTTTTGCTGAGTAGAAATGTCGTTTTATGCAGACAACTTTTGAATGACCGCTTCTATCTGGACCATTTGGGAATCTCAGAGACCCGAATAAAGCGAATCCTCGAAGAGGTCGAACAACTTTGTGATGTCGACAGCACCCTCCATTAG
- a CDS encoding universal stress protein codes for MKKRIALPTDFSKNAWNACAYAFELFKDEECIFYIVNAYEVKSYALGDMMVPEPGQEGYERAAQISSNGLHKILDMIDFRNENSKHSFETISELNSPMEALKQLIEKKDIDMVVMGTKGATNSRAAILGSNAVMAMEHIRNCPVLAVPAEAQFEGVKEIVFPTSFKTHYKRRELEYLTDIAQHHNATIAVVHVDKDEELSSSQEENKELLLDRLEGVEVAFHHLRGSNPTDAVFHFVESRKSDLIAFVNKKHLFFGSIFTNPMVKELGMYSKVPLLALHDLRN; via the coding sequence ATGAAAAAACGAATTGCCTTACCCACCGACTTTTCTAAAAATGCCTGGAATGCTTGCGCCTATGCCTTTGAGCTGTTCAAAGATGAGGAGTGTATTTTCTATATCGTCAATGCTTATGAGGTCAAATCATACGCCCTGGGCGATATGATGGTGCCGGAACCTGGTCAGGAAGGCTACGAGCGCGCCGCTCAGATATCCAGCAATGGATTACATAAAATCCTGGATATGATCGATTTTAGGAATGAAAATTCTAAGCATAGTTTTGAAACAATCTCAGAGCTGAACAGTCCCATGGAGGCACTTAAGCAATTGATTGAAAAGAAAGATATTGATATGGTGGTCATGGGAACCAAAGGGGCGACCAATAGCCGCGCTGCCATATTGGGTAGTAATGCCGTTATGGCCATGGAGCACATTAGAAACTGCCCTGTACTGGCCGTACCTGCAGAAGCCCAGTTTGAGGGCGTTAAAGAAATCGTATTTCCAACGAGTTTTAAAACCCATTACAAACGCCGTGAATTGGAATACCTTACTGATATTGCTCAACACCACAACGCCACCATTGCTGTGGTGCATGTGGATAAGGATGAGGAGCTTTCTTCTTCTCAAGAGGAGAATAAAGAATTACTTCTTGACCGACTTGAGGGTGTTGAGGTAGCATTTCATCACCTGCGTGGAAGTAATCCCACAGATGCCGTCTTTCATTTTGTAGAAAGTAGAAAGAGCGATCTGATTGCCTTTGTGAACAAAAAGCACCTGTTCTTCGGGAGTATTTTCACTAATCCCATGGTTAAAGAATTGGGCATGTACAGTAAAGTTCCTTTGCTGGCCTTGCACGATCTTAGAAACTAG
- a CDS encoding universal stress protein: MPHILVPTDFSTNAYNALFYASRFFSYEPLKITLVHSFEEELRRQLSVSKRDNRDELYGEIKEQIEDRLEALRHQIIRDTEDYDVEVFCTETASPLHSSIDHLINITEADYLIMGTKGASGLKAVFIGSQTVSIMKKALKIPMMVIPEQSDFQAPNKVTYATDFKEDYSDQVVPLLKELYNAYPFQVQLVHVYTQETPEEEVQQHYRELKTALDFLTHSTHWVASKEPKNKVIAAFLRQHSSSLLLMNYHKHGFLKTLLNRSVVERVSFDLTVPLMLLPA, encoded by the coding sequence ATGCCACATATTCTTGTACCCACCGACTTTTCTACGAATGCGTACAACGCTTTGTTTTACGCTTCTCGTTTCTTTAGTTACGAGCCGCTCAAGATTACCTTAGTACACTCTTTTGAAGAAGAACTTCGCCGTCAGCTCAGTGTTTCCAAGCGGGATAACCGCGATGAACTCTACGGGGAGATCAAAGAACAAATAGAAGACCGACTGGAAGCACTCCGTCATCAGATCATACGCGATACCGAAGATTATGATGTTGAGGTTTTTTGCACAGAAACGGCTAGTCCGCTACACAGCTCCATCGATCATTTAATCAATATCACAGAAGCTGATTATCTCATCATGGGTACCAAAGGAGCTTCCGGTCTGAAAGCGGTGTTTATCGGTAGCCAGACCGTATCCATCATGAAAAAAGCGCTTAAGATACCCATGATGGTGATCCCAGAGCAGAGTGATTTTCAGGCGCCTAACAAAGTGACCTATGCTACTGACTTTAAGGAGGATTATTCGGATCAGGTGGTTCCGCTGTTGAAAGAACTCTATAATGCCTATCCCTTTCAAGTGCAACTCGTGCATGTATATACTCAAGAGACCCCCGAAGAGGAAGTGCAGCAACATTATCGCGAACTCAAAACCGCCCTGGATTTTCTGACGCACAGCACCCATTGGGTAGCCAGTAAAGAACCAAAAAATAAGGTAATTGCTGCATTTCTTCGGCAGCACTCGAGTTCGCTCTTGCTCATGAACTATCACAAACATGGTTTTCTAAAAACGCTTTTGAATCGGTCGGTGGTAGAACGAGTCAGTTTTGACCTGACCGTACCCTTAATGCTCTTACCTGCCTAA
- a CDS encoding J domain-containing protein: MQNKDYYKILNVDKNATTKEIKKAYRKLAAQYHPDKNPDNPQAEEKFKEINEAHAVLSDAEKREKYDTLGSNWEAYQHAGDDWRDYAYAKEQSGRRYQGDPGSFYGQGGSAEDFSSFFETFFGGRGRQRTQGSPFDFQGGDIQAELPITLTEAYHGAKRTFSLNNENLRITIKPGSYDGQQLKIKGKGQAGTGQGRRGDLYIELRVQPDDRFRREGDHLYHQTTIDLFTAVLGGKVKVPTLSGAINITVPKGSDPGKVLRIKGKGMPMYNRPGLFGDLFVEIQLRLPKDLNPDEVALFKKLQTLRTRQGATI; this comes from the coding sequence ATGCAGAACAAGGACTACTATAAAATCTTAAATGTCGATAAAAACGCCACCACTAAAGAAATCAAAAAGGCGTATCGGAAATTGGCGGCCCAGTACCATCCTGATAAAAATCCTGACAATCCCCAGGCTGAAGAAAAATTCAAGGAGATCAATGAAGCCCATGCGGTGTTGAGTGATGCAGAGAAAAGAGAGAAGTACGACACCTTAGGGTCCAACTGGGAGGCCTATCAACATGCCGGCGACGATTGGAGGGACTACGCTTACGCGAAAGAACAAAGCGGCAGACGCTATCAGGGAGATCCCGGTAGCTTTTATGGTCAGGGGGGATCAGCAGAAGACTTTTCCAGCTTTTTCGAAACATTTTTTGGCGGTCGAGGACGTCAGCGTACGCAGGGAAGCCCCTTTGATTTTCAAGGTGGTGACATCCAGGCTGAGCTCCCGATCACGCTCACCGAAGCCTATCACGGTGCCAAGCGCACCTTTAGCCTGAATAATGAAAATCTACGCATCACCATCAAACCGGGATCTTACGACGGACAACAATTAAAAATAAAGGGAAAAGGCCAGGCCGGAACCGGTCAAGGCAGACGGGGAGATTTATACATCGAATTACGGGTACAACCTGATGATCGTTTTCGTCGGGAAGGCGATCACCTCTACCATCAGACTACCATTGATCTCTTTACAGCCGTTCTAGGGGGTAAAGTGAAGGTTCCTACCCTATCCGGTGCCATCAATATCACGGTGCCCAAAGGTAGTGACCCGGGTAAGGTGTTGCGCATTAAGGGTAAAGGTATGCCTATGTATAACCGCCCCGGACTATTTGGCGATCTCTTTGTAGAAATACAACTCCGTCTACCTAAAGATCTTAACCCTGATGAAGTAGCCTTATTTAAAAAATTACAAACCCTGCGTACCCGCCAGGGAGCCACCATTTAA